CGGTGACCGACGGAGATCTGCAGCAGGCCCGCTGGCTGGCGGCCTATTACAGCGGTCGACCGACGGAAGAGATCGCCGATATCCAGCTGCAGACCCGCTTTGACAATGCGTACCCCTCGGTTAACCGTTTGTTACCGGTTTACCGGGTACGCTTTGCCGGTGACGATCGCCTGACGCTGTTTGTCCATACCGAGACCGCCGCCCTGGCCTCCATGACCGATGCCAGCAAAACCCTGTTGCAGGGCGTATTCCGACAGTTGCATACCTTCGCCTGGTTGGACGAGCTGGAATACGGGCGGTTGATGCTGATCGGCCTGCTGATGCTCACCCTCGCGGTATTCGCCACCACCGGGCTGGCGCTGGTGTTTGCGTTGAAAAGCAGAAAAATCACAGACGGTAAGCGCCGCTATCATCGCTGGCTGGGCTACGCGCTGTGGTTGCCGCTGCTGGGCTGGTCCGCCAGTGGGTTCTACCATCTGCTGCAGTCGTCACTGGTGGAGCCGGTGGAGGGATTACGCCTCGGCGAGACTGTGGTCAGCGTGGAGCTGAGTGGTGACTTCACCTGGCTGTCAGAGCTCGATGGGCGCGCCTTCAACAGCGTCTCCCTGATTGCCGGCGACGGCGGCGAGCCGCTGTATCGAATAGGTCTGGCACCGGAGGCTGGCACCGCGCCCGGCAGCCGCAACCAGCGTTTCGACGGCCGCCCCAGCGAGGGCGGGGCCCTGTTCGTCAACGCGCGCACCGGGCGGTTGTTACAGGACTACAGCGATCGACAGCAGGCGCAGTTGCTGGCCGGCCGTTTTGCCGGTGCAGCGGTCACCATTACCGACACCGAGCTGGTGACCCGTTACGGGCCGGACTACGACTTCCGCAACAAGCGCCTGCCGGTGTGGCGGGTCACGGTGGATGACGGCCGGGGCACCATGCTGTTTGTGGACCCGGTGACCGGCGTGCTGGTGGATCAGTCCCGTCGTATTGATCGCAGCGAGCGTCTCTCGTTCTCGTTGTTGC
The Microbulbifer celer DNA segment above includes these coding regions:
- a CDS encoding PepSY domain-containing protein, with product MNLRKQWLQWHNRLGWYALAGILVWAISGISHPMMAWFGPSAAKFFPPSMTLSQGAVGRLPDLLADPAITADARVIKLVPSAQGALLQITRNERDARSYYRLDEHPGSTAPVTDGDLQQARWLAAYYSGRPTEEIADIQLQTRFDNAYPSVNRLLPVYRVRFAGDDRLTLFVHTETAALASMTDASKTLLQGVFRQLHTFAWLDELEYGRLMLIGLLMLTLAVFATTGLALVFALKSRKITDGKRRYHRWLGYALWLPLLGWSASGFYHLLQSSLVEPVEGLRLGETVVSVELSGDFTWLSELDGRAFNSVSLIAGDGGEPLYRIGLAPEAGTAPGSRNQRFDGRPSEGGALFVNARTGRLLQDYSDRQQAQLLAGRFAGAAVTITDTELVTRYGPDYDFRNKRLPVWRVTVDDGRGTMLFVDPVTGVLVDQSRRIDRSERLSFSLLHKWSHLTPFTGRQVRDVMIVATLMLLLTISALGAILLLGRNKRRRRTAVPGAPVASPVQTPDSAPQPAPANS